Proteins encoded by one window of Camelus bactrianus isolate YW-2024 breed Bactrian camel chromosome 9, ASM4877302v1, whole genome shotgun sequence:
- the LOC105074481 gene encoding T-cell-interacting, activating receptor on myeloid cells protein 1 — MIPELLSLLCFRLCVGQGDLRRDESPPKPSLSAWPSSVAPARSNVTLRCSTPTKDVNFVLRKGGKVLELLQSPDSTEGQAEFHLTDLKSINAGEYTCEYYRKGHPHISSQPSDVLQLLVTGYFSKPSLQAHQRGVVTEGAEVTLQCQRPDTEIVAVMFALLKAGTPMPVQRRSPAGKETDFSLQNVSIGDTGNYSCVYYQTRAPFLASRPSDHLAIRVTGSPRTTALDYTTGNLIRLGLAAAALVIAGAFLLEACCSQESPRGVRSPEGRWVLEQARPAVS, encoded by the exons GGCTCTGTGTTGGCCAAGGAGACCTAAGAAGAGATG AGTCACCTCCCAAGCCCTCCCTGAGCGCCTGGCCCAGCTCGGTGGCACCTGCCCGCAGTAACGTGACCCTGCGCTGCTCGACTCCTACCAAGGATGTAAACTTTGTTCTCAGAAAGGGAGGAAAGGTCTTGGAGCTCTTGCAATCACCTGATTCCACAGAGGGCCAGGCGGAATTTCACCTGACGGATCTAAAAAGCATTAATGCTGGAGAGTACACCTGTGAATACTACAGAAAAGGCCATCCCCACATAAGTTCACAGCCCAGTGATGTCCTGCAACTACTGGTGACAG GGTATTTTTCTAAACCTTCCCTCCAAGCCCACCAAAGGGGTGTTGTGACTGAAGGAGCAGAGGTGACCCTGCAGTGCCAGAGGCCAGACACTGAAATTGTGGCTGTAATGTTTGCCCTACTGAAGGCAGGAACGCCAATGCCCGTGCAGCGCCGGAGTCCAGCAGGGAAGGAGACAGACTTCTCCCTTCAGAATGTGAGCATCGGTGACACAGGGAACTACAGCTGTGTGTACTACCAGACAAGGGCCCCTTTCTTGGCCTCCCGCCCCAGTGATCACCTTGCGATCCGGGTGACAG GTTCCCCACGTACCACAGCCTTGGACTACACCACGGGGAACCTCATCCGACTGGGCCTGGCTGCCGCAGCCCTGGTCATTGCAGGTGCCTTCCTGCTCGAAGCCTGCTGTAGCCAGGAGTCTCCACGGGGtgtcag GTCCCCAGAAGGACGATGGGTGCTTGAGCAAGCTAGACCTGCTGTATCTTGA